In Massilia sp. METH4, the genomic window TGCGGCACCATGCGGATGAACTTGCCCAGCCGAAGGGCGGCGAACAGCAGCTGGAACACGCCCATCAGCACTACTGCGGCAAACAGGTATTCGGGCCCGTGCGTGACGACGAGGCTCGTCATCACCACCGCCAGCGCGCCTGCCGCGCCGCAGATCATGCCGGGCCGGCCGCCCAGGGCCGAGGTGACGAGGCAGACGATGAACGCGGCATACAGGCCCGTCAGCGGGCTGACGTGGGCCAGCAGCGCGAACGCGATCGCCTCCGGCACGAGCGCGAGGGAAACGGTGATGCCGGACAGGACATCGGTGCGCAGCTGCGCGTTTTTTAATCCAGACATGGGAGTGCTCATAAAATCAGGGACGCCGGCCCGGCCCGGGAGATGTTTCTCCCGGCCGGGACGGCGTCCCCGGTGCTGCGGTACTGTTTAGAACAGCTCGTTCTTGACGGCGTCGCGCGCCTTTTCTTCTTCCGGCGTGCCGCGCGCCTGGCCTTCCAGGCTTTCCACGCCCACGCCGGGCGGGTTCTCCGCATAGTAATAATCGCCATTTGCCATCACGATGCCCTCCGGTACCGGCCGCTCCTCGACAGGGATCGTCTTCAGCGCCTTCTGCATGTAGCCGATCCAGATCGGCAGCGCCAGGCCGCCGCCGGTTTCCCGGTTGCCCAGGTTCTTCGGCTGGTCGTAGCCGATCCAGGCGATGCCCACCAGCTTCGACTGGTAGCCGGCGAACCAGGCATCGATCGAGTCGTTCGTGGTACCCGTCTTGCCAGCCAGGTCCGGGCGCTTCAGCATCTGCTGGGCCTTGGCCGCGGTGCCGTAGCGGGCCACGTCGCGCAGCATGGAATCCATCAGGAAGGCGTTGCGCTCGTCGATCACGCGGTTGCCCTCCACGCCGGCGCGGTCCGGCGCCGCCTGCGACAGGATGCGGCCGTTCGCGTCGGTGACCTTCGATATCAGGTAAGGCGTGACCTTGTAGCCGCCATTCGCGAACACGGCGTAGGCGCCGGCCATCTGCAGCGGCGTCACGGCGCCGGCGCCCAGCGCCAGCGTCAGGTAGGGCGGGTTCTTGTCCGCCTCGAAGCCGAAGCGCGTGGTGAATTCCTGGCCATATTTCGCGCCGATCTTGTGCAGGATGCGAATCGACACCATGTTCTTCGACTTCGTCAGGCCGCGGCGCATCGTCATCGGGCCTTCGTAGCGGCCGTCGTAGTTCTTCGGCTCCCACGCCTGGCCGCCCGTCTGGCCGGCGTCGAACGAGATCGGCGCGTCGTTGATGATCGTCGCGGGGCTCAGGCCGCGCTCCAGCGAGGCCGAGTAGATGAACGGCTTGAACGAGGAACCCGGCTGGCGCCAGGCCTGCGTCACGTGGTTGAACTTGTTGCGGTTATAGTCGAAGCCGCCCACCATTGCCTTGATCGCACCGTCTTCCGTGCTGGCGGCGATGAAGGCCGATTCGATTTCCGGCATCTGGGTGATCTGCCAATCCTTCTCTTCCTGCATCACGCGGATCACGGCGCCGCGGCGGATGCGCTTGTTCGGCGCGGCCTTTTCCGACAGCCAGGCCTTGCCCATCGCCAGCCCTGCGCCGGTGATCGTGATCTCCTCGCCGGAGGCGGTCACCGCCACCACCTTCGTCGGCGATGCCGACAACACCATGGCGGCCACGATATCGTCGCTGTCCGGGTGCTCGGCCAGCTCGGTCTCGATCACTTCGTCCGCCTCGGCGCGGTTCTTCGGCAGGTCCACGTAGGCTTCCGGACCGCGGTAGGGGTGGCGGCGCTCGTAGTCCATCACGCCGCGGCGCAGCGCGAGATAGGCGGCATCCTGGTCGGCCTTGGTGATCGTGGTGAACACGTTCAGGCCGCGCGTGTAAGTGTCTTCCTTGAACTGCTCGTAGACCAGCTGGCGCGCCATCTCGGCCACGTATTCGGCATGCACGCCGAACTCGCTGCTGTCGGTCTTCACCTTCAGCTGCTCGTTTTTCGCCTCTTCGAATTGCGCCGGCGTGATGTAGCCCAGCTGCGCCATCCGCTGCAGGATGTATTGCTGGCGCGTGCGCGCGCGCTTCGGGTTCACGACGGGGTTATAGGCCGACGGCGCCTTCGGCAGGCCCGCCAGCATCGCCGCCTCGGCGATCGAAATATTGCGCAGGTCCTTGCCGAAATAGATCTGGGCGGCCGAGGCGAAGCCGTAGGCACGCTGGCCCAGGTAGATCTGGTTCATGTAGACCTCGAGGATCTGGTCCTTCGTGAGGTTCTGCTCGATCTTCCAGGCCAGCAGCGCCTCGTAAGCCTTGCGCTTCAAGGTCTGCTCGGAAGAGAGGAAGAAGTTGCGCGCCACCTGCTGGGTGATCGTCGAA contains:
- a CDS encoding penicillin-binding protein 1A; translation: MTPPNNASGKAKSKSPKNLLLMALGSLVGLVLVAVLLVVFGLALAYPSLPSLDTLTDYRPKMPLRIYSADNVLIGEFGEERRNLVRFKDIPDVMKKAVLAIEDDRFYEHGGVDYWGILRAAVHNATGGARQGASTITQQVARNFFLSSEQTLKRKAYEALLAWKIEQNLTKDQILEVYMNQIYLGQRAYGFASAAQIYFGKDLRNISIAEAAMLAGLPKAPSAYNPVVNPKRARTRQQYILQRMAQLGYITPAQFEEAKNEQLKVKTDSSEFGVHAEYVAEMARQLVYEQFKEDTYTRGLNVFTTITKADQDAAYLALRRGVMDYERRHPYRGPEAYVDLPKNRAEADEVIETELAEHPDSDDIVAAMVLSASPTKVVAVTASGEEITITGAGLAMGKAWLSEKAAPNKRIRRGAVIRVMQEEKDWQITQMPEIESAFIAASTEDGAIKAMVGGFDYNRNKFNHVTQAWRQPGSSFKPFIYSASLERGLSPATIINDAPISFDAGQTGGQAWEPKNYDGRYEGPMTMRRGLTKSKNMVSIRILHKIGAKYGQEFTTRFGFEADKNPPYLTLALGAGAVTPLQMAGAYAVFANGGYKVTPYLISKVTDANGRILSQAAPDRAGVEGNRVIDERNAFLMDSMLRDVARYGTAAKAQQMLKRPDLAGKTGTTNDSIDAWFAGYQSKLVGIAWIGYDQPKNLGNRETGGGLALPIWIGYMQKALKTIPVEERPVPEGIVMANGDYYYAENPPGVGVESLEGQARGTPEEEKARDAVKNELF